In Streptomyces chartreusis NRRL 3882, the following are encoded in one genomic region:
- the rfbD gene encoding dTDP-4-dehydrorhamnose reductase: MRWLITGAGGMLGHDVVEELTRRGEEVVGLDRAALDITRPGTVETAVRDHRPDLVVNCAAYTAVDDAESDEARALEINGDGPRLLARACAAHGARMIHVSTDYVFSGEARTTPYPEDHPTGPRTAYGRTKLAGERAVLEELPGASAVVRTAWLYGVHGANFVRTMIGLEARRDTLDVVDDQRGQPTWSADVAERIADLGVRLGPDAHGVFHATNSGEATWYELAREVFALVGADPDRVRPTTSAAFPRPAPRPAYSALAHRRWQEIGLPLPRDWRSALHEALPRIRKEGLPRETP; the protein is encoded by the coding sequence ATGAGGTGGCTGATCACCGGGGCGGGCGGAATGCTCGGCCACGACGTGGTCGAGGAGCTCACGCGGCGCGGCGAGGAGGTGGTGGGCCTGGACCGGGCGGCCCTGGACATCACCCGGCCCGGCACCGTCGAGACGGCTGTGCGCGACCACCGGCCCGACCTGGTCGTGAACTGTGCCGCCTACACGGCCGTCGACGACGCCGAGAGCGACGAGGCCCGCGCCCTGGAGATCAACGGCGACGGACCGCGACTGCTGGCCCGGGCCTGTGCCGCGCACGGCGCCCGCATGATCCACGTCTCCACGGATTACGTCTTCTCCGGCGAGGCCCGAACGACCCCCTATCCGGAGGATCATCCGACGGGCCCGCGCACCGCCTACGGCCGCACCAAGCTGGCCGGGGAGCGCGCCGTGCTGGAGGAACTGCCCGGGGCGAGCGCGGTCGTGCGCACGGCTTGGCTCTACGGGGTCCACGGCGCTAACTTCGTGCGGACCATGATCGGTCTGGAAGCCCGCCGCGACACCCTCGACGTCGTCGACGACCAGCGCGGGCAGCCCACGTGGAGCGCGGACGTCGCCGAGCGGATCGCCGACCTCGGCGTACGGCTCGGCCCGGACGCGCACGGCGTCTTCCACGCCACCAATTCCGGCGAGGCCACCTGGTACGAGCTGGCCCGCGAGGTGTTCGCCCTCGTCGGCGCCGACCCGGACCGGGTGCGCCCCACCACCAGCGCGGCTTTCCCCCGGCCCGCGCCCCGCCCGGCGTACAGCGCCCTCGCGCACCGCCGGTGGCAGGAGATCGGCCTGCCGCTGCCGCGCGACTGGCGCTCCGCCCTGCACGAAGCACTGCCCCGCATCCGCAAGGAAGGTCTCCCTCGTGAAACGCCATGA
- a CDS encoding methyltransferase type 11 — translation MKRHEFLRELHKVSANRNYLEIGVNDGRSLTLSRVPSIAIDPAFKVVSELRCDVHLVKATSDDFFARDNPLQHLKGGRHPLRNLRRGRSPIGYWRRTTLDLSFIDGMHLFEFALRDFMNVEKYSDWASVIVLDDMLPRSIDEAARDRHTNAWTGDVYKITEVLARYRPDLVTVQVDTAPTGQLVVFGADPNNRVLHDKYDEIMAEYKVPDPQKVPEAILERAGAVRPETLLEAGFWRPLTHARNRGLPRSVGWEPLRKALEQVGVSR, via the coding sequence GTGAAACGCCATGAGTTCCTCCGGGAACTGCACAAGGTCAGCGCCAATCGCAACTACCTGGAGATCGGCGTCAACGACGGGCGCAGCCTGACGCTGTCCCGCGTCCCCAGCATCGCGATCGACCCCGCCTTCAAGGTGGTCTCGGAGCTGAGGTGCGACGTCCACCTGGTGAAGGCCACCAGCGACGACTTCTTCGCGCGTGACAATCCGCTCCAGCACCTCAAGGGCGGCCGTCACCCGCTGCGCAACCTGCGCCGCGGCCGCAGCCCGATCGGCTACTGGCGCCGCACGACGCTGGACCTGTCGTTCATCGACGGCATGCACCTGTTCGAGTTCGCGCTGCGCGACTTCATGAACGTCGAGAAGTACTCGGACTGGGCCAGCGTGATCGTCCTCGACGACATGCTGCCGCGCAGCATCGACGAGGCGGCCCGGGACCGGCACACCAACGCCTGGACCGGTGACGTCTACAAGATCACCGAGGTGCTGGCGCGCTACCGCCCCGACCTGGTCACGGTGCAGGTGGACACCGCCCCCACCGGCCAGCTCGTCGTCTTCGGCGCGGACCCGAACAACCGGGTCCTGCACGACAAGTACGACGAGATCATGGCCGAGTACAAGGTCCCCGACCCCCAGAAGGTCCCCGAGGCGATCCTGGAGCGGGCCGGTGCGGTACGCCCCGAGACCCTCCTGGAAGCCGGCTTCTGGCGCCCCCTCACCCACGCCCGCAACCGCGGCCTGCCCCGCTCCGTCGGCTGGGAGCCCCTGCGCAAGGCCCTGGAACAGGTGGGCGTCAGCCGCTGA
- the rfbC gene encoding dTDP-4-dehydrorhamnose 3,5-epimerase, with protein sequence MRPLGIEGAWVLEPKVFPDDRGSFHEWYRGAEFREATGYDLSLAQANCSVSRRGVLRGVHFADVPPSQAKYVTCVRGAVLDVVIDIRVGSPTYRRWEAVRLDEDTRHAVFLAEGLGHAFMALTDDATVVYLCSAGYAPEREHGIHPLDPALGIEWPDGIEPLLSPKDDQAPTLAEAERQGLLPSYEACLAYYEELRGGRRDG encoded by the coding sequence ATGCGACCACTGGGGATAGAGGGCGCCTGGGTTCTGGAGCCCAAGGTCTTCCCGGACGACCGGGGCAGCTTCCACGAGTGGTACCGGGGTGCGGAGTTCCGTGAGGCCACGGGCTACGACCTGTCCCTGGCCCAGGCCAACTGCTCGGTCTCCCGGCGGGGCGTGCTGCGGGGTGTGCACTTCGCGGATGTGCCGCCCAGCCAGGCCAAGTACGTCACGTGTGTGCGCGGTGCCGTCCTGGACGTGGTGATCGACATCCGCGTGGGCTCCCCCACCTACCGCCGGTGGGAGGCCGTACGGCTCGACGAGGACACCCGGCACGCGGTGTTCCTCGCGGAGGGGCTGGGCCACGCGTTCATGGCCCTGACGGACGACGCGACGGTGGTGTACCTGTGCTCGGCCGGCTACGCCCCGGAACGCGAACACGGCATCCACCCGCTCGACCCGGCCCTGGGCATCGAGTGGCCCGACGGAATCGAGCCGCTCCTCTCCCCGAAGGACGACCAGGCCCCGACCCTGGCCGAGGCGGAACGCCAGGGCTTGTTGCCGTCGTACGAGGCCTGCCTGGCGTACTACGAGGAGCTGCGGGGCGGGCGGCGGGACGGCTGA
- a CDS encoding glycosyltransferase family 2 protein, with the protein MPVKVSVIVPVYNPGIYIEDCIASLQRQSLPPDEYEVIFVDDGSTDETPARLDALAAEDPRVKVIHQENSGWSGKPRNVGIEASRGEFVMFVDNDDYLGDEALERMYDYGVAHGADVVVGKMAGKGRGVPVELFRRNHPRATVENAPLIDSLTPHKMFRRAFLDRIGLRFPEGRRRLEDHVFIAEAYLRAENVSVLSDYVCYYHLRRDDGSNAGFERFDPVGYFKNLREALDVVERYTEPGPVRDKLFRRWLRVEMVERLRARRFLKLPDDYRRELFAEIHEVVVERFGPGVAAGLQPTQQVVAALTAADRYDDVVSFAEWEAGVAPKAAPGHVEWRDGSLSIGFTAEYTSGGEPMTFPADAEATPLDDAPKDVTEAVEWVASQTAARFGQATADLLLRERSSAAQYFQPVRFTRETVPVEDGEGVRFVLRATATVDPADLPKDGVWDALVRVKLGGWTKECRLGPAPMASRPTPDAGVVGGRPALPYWTEPHGNLSLELGTRGKRLGLGRVQQSAVTVTDDQVRVRLPLYVPGDTEVRLRLVSPQQMIETPGTLSPATDGTGAVLAAALPAQGISRGVWRVALCLAPDTARPPYTGLPFALRASGGRVRVAPVPQPGVALRVARRARRVLGAARRKVSRLRIGGQ; encoded by the coding sequence ATGCCGGTCAAGGTCAGCGTCATCGTCCCCGTGTACAACCCGGGGATCTACATCGAGGACTGCATCGCCTCGCTCCAGAGGCAGTCGCTGCCTCCCGACGAGTACGAGGTGATCTTCGTCGACGACGGCTCGACCGACGAGACGCCGGCCCGGCTCGACGCGCTCGCCGCCGAGGACCCCCGGGTGAAGGTCATCCACCAGGAGAACTCCGGCTGGTCGGGCAAGCCCCGCAACGTGGGCATCGAGGCCTCCCGCGGCGAGTTCGTCATGTTCGTCGACAACGACGACTACCTGGGCGACGAGGCCCTGGAGCGGATGTACGACTACGGCGTGGCCCACGGCGCCGATGTCGTCGTGGGCAAGATGGCCGGCAAGGGCCGCGGGGTGCCGGTGGAGCTGTTCCGCCGCAACCATCCGCGCGCCACCGTCGAGAACGCACCGCTCATCGACAGCCTCACCCCGCACAAGATGTTCCGCCGTGCCTTCCTGGACCGCATCGGCCTGCGCTTCCCGGAGGGCAGACGGCGCCTGGAGGACCACGTCTTCATCGCCGAGGCGTATCTGCGCGCGGAGAACGTCTCCGTGCTCAGCGACTACGTCTGCTACTACCACCTCCGGCGGGACGACGGCTCCAACGCCGGTTTCGAGCGCTTCGATCCGGTCGGCTACTTCAAGAACCTCCGTGAGGCCCTCGACGTCGTCGAGCGGTACACCGAGCCCGGGCCGGTGCGCGACAAGCTCTTCCGGCGCTGGCTGCGCGTGGAGATGGTCGAGCGGCTGCGGGCCCGGCGGTTCCTGAAGCTGCCGGACGACTACCGCAGGGAGCTGTTCGCCGAGATCCACGAGGTCGTCGTGGAGCGGTTCGGTCCCGGCGTCGCGGCCGGGCTCCAGCCCACGCAGCAGGTCGTCGCCGCGCTGACCGCGGCCGACCGGTACGACGACGTCGTGTCCTTCGCCGAGTGGGAGGCCGGTGTCGCTCCCAAGGCGGCCCCCGGACACGTGGAGTGGCGGGACGGCTCCCTCAGCATCGGCTTCACGGCGGAGTACACCTCCGGCGGCGAGCCGATGACCTTCCCGGCCGACGCCGAGGCGACACCGCTGGACGACGCGCCCAAGGACGTCACGGAGGCGGTGGAGTGGGTGGCCTCGCAGACCGCCGCGCGCTTCGGTCAGGCCACCGCCGACCTGCTGCTGCGGGAGCGGTCCAGTGCCGCGCAGTACTTCCAGCCCGTGCGGTTCACCCGCGAGACCGTGCCCGTCGAGGACGGCGAGGGAGTCCGGTTCGTGCTGCGGGCGACCGCCACCGTCGATCCGGCCGACCTGCCGAAGGACGGCGTCTGGGACGCGCTCGTCCGGGTCAAGCTGGGCGGCTGGACCAAGGAATGCCGGCTGGGTCCGGCGCCGATGGCGAGCCGGCCCACACCGGATGCCGGGGTCGTCGGGGGGCGTCCGGCGCTGCCGTACTGGACGGAGCCGCACGGCAACCTCTCCCTGGAGCTCGGCACGCGGGGCAAGCGGCTCGGGCTGGGCCGCGTGCAGCAGTCCGCCGTCACCGTCACCGATGACCAGGTGCGTGTACGGCTTCCGCTGTACGTCCCCGGCGACACCGAGGTGCGGCTGCGGCTCGTCTCCCCCCAGCAGATGATCGAGACGCCCGGCACGCTCTCCCCCGCCACGGACGGGACGGGGGCGGTGCTGGCGGCGGCCCTGCCCGCGCAGGGCATCTCGCGCGGCGTCTGGCGGGTGGCCCTGTGCCTGGCCCCGGACACGGCCCGGCCGCCGTACACCGGGCTGCCGTTCGCGCTGCGCGCGTCGGGCGGCCGGGTGCGGGTGGCGCCCGTGCCGCAGCCCGGTGTCGCGCTGCGGGTGGCGCGGCGTGCGCGGCGGGTGCTCGGTGCCGCGCGCCGGAAGGTTTCCCGTCTCAGGATCGGAGGGCAGTGA
- a CDS encoding metallophosphoesterase family protein encodes MRLLFMSDTHLPKRAKVLPAPLLAELPHADVVFHAGDWVDTATLDLLEDRCRRLVGVYGNNDGPDLRARLPEVAYAELGGLRFGVIHETGPAQGREKRCAARFPDLDVLVFGHSHIPWDTTAPTGLRLLNPGSPTDRRRQPHCTYLTATVADGRLTDVELHRLPPRTPR; translated from the coding sequence GTGCGCCTGCTTTTCATGTCGGATACTCACCTGCCCAAGCGGGCCAAGGTCCTGCCCGCCCCCCTGCTGGCCGAACTCCCGCACGCCGACGTCGTGTTCCACGCCGGCGACTGGGTCGACACGGCCACCCTCGACCTGCTGGAGGACCGCTGCCGCAGGCTCGTCGGCGTGTACGGCAACAACGACGGGCCGGACCTGCGGGCCCGGCTGCCCGAGGTGGCGTACGCGGAACTGGGCGGGCTGCGCTTCGGCGTGATCCACGAGACCGGCCCCGCCCAGGGCCGGGAGAAGCGCTGCGCCGCCCGCTTCCCCGACCTCGACGTGCTGGTCTTCGGCCACAGCCACATCCCCTGGGACACCACGGCCCCGACCGGCCTGCGCCTGCTCAACCCGGGTTCGCCGACGGACCGCCGCCGCCAGCCCCACTGCACGTACCTGACCGCCACCGTCGCCGACGGCCGGCTCACCGACGTGGAACTGCACCGGCTGCCGCCCCGCACACCCCGCTGA
- a CDS encoding class I SAM-dependent methyltransferase — MAQDKGYLLDNRQAEAGTRFDALAALFDASTFRHFEQVGVAEGWHCWEVGAGGPSVAAWLRERVGPGGRVLATDIDVSWTEAAATEGVEVLRHDVGRDEPPAGPFDLIHARLVLVHVTGRDAALRTLVQSLRPGGVLLVEDADPALQPLICPDEYGPEQELANRLRSGFRRLLRQRGADLAYGRRLPRLLREAGLAEVEADAYFPITSPACDVLEAATVRQVRDQLVAEGLATDEEIERHLASVEAGRLDLATSPMISAWGRRPVDDGSRS, encoded by the coding sequence ATGGCGCAGGACAAGGGATACCTCCTGGACAACCGGCAGGCCGAGGCCGGGACCCGCTTCGACGCGCTGGCCGCTCTCTTCGACGCCTCGACGTTCCGCCACTTCGAGCAGGTCGGCGTCGCCGAGGGGTGGCACTGCTGGGAGGTCGGGGCCGGCGGACCGAGTGTCGCCGCGTGGCTCCGCGAGCGCGTCGGACCGGGCGGGCGCGTGCTCGCCACGGACATCGACGTGTCCTGGACGGAGGCTGCCGCCACCGAGGGTGTCGAGGTGCTCCGCCACGACGTCGGCCGCGACGAACCCCCGGCCGGGCCCTTCGACCTGATCCACGCCCGCCTCGTCCTGGTCCACGTGACCGGGCGCGACGCCGCGCTGCGCACGCTGGTCCAGTCGTTGCGCCCCGGTGGCGTGCTGCTGGTCGAGGACGCCGACCCCGCGCTCCAGCCGCTGATCTGCCCCGACGAGTACGGCCCCGAGCAGGAGCTGGCCAACCGGCTCCGCAGCGGCTTCCGCCGGCTGCTGCGGCAGCGTGGTGCCGACCTGGCCTACGGCCGCAGGCTGCCGCGACTGCTGCGCGAGGCCGGCCTCGCCGAGGTCGAGGCCGACGCCTACTTCCCGATCACCTCGCCCGCCTGCGACGTCCTGGAGGCGGCCACGGTCCGGCAGGTGCGGGACCAGCTCGTCGCCGAGGGCCTCGCCACGGACGAGGAGATCGAGCGGCACCTCGCCAGTGTCGAGGCGGGGCGCCTCGACCTCGCGACCTCACCGATGATCTCGGCCTGGGGCCGACGGCCCGTCGACGACGGCTCGCGGTCCTGA
- a CDS encoding XdhC family protein → MRDILPVLGRWYAAGLPFGLATVVEVSRSAPRDPGAAMAVGPDEEVVGSVSGGCVEGAVFGLAQEVVASGEARLETFGYSDEDAFAVGLTCGGEITLLVRPVTPELDPAFGTVVDRVAEGKPVTVATVTDGPAPRGAALAVRPDRVSGTLGGSGLDAAVTADARGELALGATGLRHYGPQGQRREDSVTVFLQSFAPPPRMLVFGAIDYAAAVARIGDFLGYRVTVCDARPVFATPRRFPQGVEVVAEWPHRYLRDTDTDERTVVCVLTHDPKFDVPLLQEALRRPAAYIGAMGSRRTHADRAERLAEAGLTERELSRLRSPVGLDLGARTPEEVAVSVAAEIIALRWGGSGAPLTATQGAVHRPAPGESGPRAVVDGPSAPGRDHR, encoded by the coding sequence GTGCGTGACATCCTCCCGGTGCTCGGCCGCTGGTACGCCGCCGGGCTCCCGTTCGGCCTGGCGACGGTCGTCGAGGTCAGCCGCAGTGCGCCGCGCGACCCGGGCGCGGCGATGGCGGTGGGTCCGGACGAGGAGGTCGTGGGCAGTGTGTCCGGGGGCTGCGTCGAGGGCGCGGTTTTCGGACTGGCGCAGGAGGTCGTGGCGAGCGGCGAGGCCCGGCTGGAGACCTTCGGCTACAGCGACGAGGACGCCTTCGCCGTCGGCCTGACCTGCGGCGGCGAGATCACGCTGCTCGTGCGGCCCGTCACGCCTGAGCTGGATCCCGCCTTCGGCACGGTCGTGGACCGCGTCGCGGAAGGAAAGCCGGTGACCGTGGCGACGGTGACCGACGGCCCGGCACCGCGCGGGGCGGCGCTCGCCGTCCGGCCGGACCGGGTGTCGGGCACGCTGGGCGGGAGCGGCCTGGACGCGGCCGTCACCGCCGACGCGCGCGGCGAGCTCGCTCTCGGCGCCACCGGCCTGCGGCACTACGGGCCTCAGGGGCAGCGCCGCGAGGACTCCGTCACCGTGTTCCTCCAGTCCTTCGCACCCCCACCGCGGATGCTGGTCTTCGGCGCGATCGACTACGCGGCGGCCGTCGCCCGCATCGGGGACTTCCTCGGCTACCGGGTCACCGTCTGTGACGCCCGCCCCGTCTTCGCCACGCCCCGGCGCTTCCCCCAGGGTGTCGAGGTGGTCGCCGAGTGGCCGCACCGCTATCTGCGGGACACGGACACCGACGAGCGCACGGTCGTCTGCGTCCTCACGCACGACCCCAAGTTCGACGTGCCGCTGCTCCAGGAGGCACTGCGCCGGCCCGCCGCCTACATCGGGGCGATGGGCAGCCGCCGTACCCACGCCGACCGGGCGGAGCGGCTGGCCGAGGCCGGGCTCACCGAGCGGGAGCTGTCCCGGCTGCGCTCACCGGTCGGGCTCGACCTCGGGGCCCGTACGCCCGAGGAGGTGGCGGTGTCCGTCGCCGCGGAGATCATCGCGTTGCGCTGGGGCGGCAGCGGGGCGCCGCTCACCGCCACTCAGGGAGCGGTGCATCGCCCCGCCCCCGGTGAGTCAGGACCGCGAGCCGTCGTCGACGGGCCGTCGGCCCCAGGCCGAGATCATCGGTGA
- a CDS encoding elongation factor G, with product MHLLNLGILAHVDAGKTSLTERLLHAAGVIDEVGRVDDGNTRTDTLALERQRGITIKSAVVSFPLDGVTVNLIDTPGHPDFIAEVERVLGVLDGAVLVISAVEGVQAQTRVLMRTLQRLRIPTLLFVNKIDRRGAREAEVLRSVSARLTPAIVPMGTVTGLGTRAARFTPGPGPAAALDVLTEYDDALLSAYVEDTVTDALLRGSLVARTREALVHPVFFGSAATGAGVEALLTGIEELLPAADGDPDGPVSGSVFKVERGPAGEKVAYARMFSGTLRTRDRIPCGADGAEGRITGISVFGRGTDTRADAVHAGQIARLWGLADIRIGDAIGDPRKAYEHFFAPPTLETVVVPGPGVNRGALHLALTQLAEQDPLIGLRHDEHRQETSVSLYGEVQKEVIQATLADEYGLHVTFRETTPLCVERLVGTGHAVEFNKKDPNPFLATVGLRVDPAPVGSGVGFRLEVELGSMPYAFFKAVEDTVRETLGQGLHGWQVTDCTVTMTHSGYSPRQSHAHQGFDKSMSSTGADFRGVTPLVLVEALRRAGTRVHEPMHRFRIEAPADTLGALLPALAGLAAVPETTRTRGDLCVLEGTVPAARVHALGHLLPGMTRGEGELESAFDHYAPVMHGTIPERPRTDHNPLNRKEYLLNVTRRVGG from the coding sequence GTGCACTTGCTCAACCTCGGCATTCTCGCCCATGTCGACGCAGGTAAGACCAGTCTGACCGAGCGGCTGCTGCACGCGGCCGGGGTGATCGACGAGGTCGGCCGCGTCGACGACGGCAACACCCGTACCGACACCCTCGCGCTGGAGCGGCAGCGTGGCATCACCATCAAGTCCGCCGTCGTCTCGTTCCCGCTCGACGGTGTGACGGTCAACCTCATCGACACACCCGGTCACCCGGACTTCATCGCCGAGGTGGAGCGTGTGCTCGGTGTGCTGGACGGCGCCGTCCTCGTGATCTCCGCCGTCGAAGGGGTGCAGGCCCAGACGCGGGTGCTGATGCGGACCCTCCAGCGGCTGCGCATCCCGACCCTGCTCTTCGTCAACAAGATCGACCGGCGTGGGGCGCGGGAGGCGGAGGTGCTGCGCTCGGTCTCGGCCCGCCTGACACCCGCGATCGTGCCCATGGGAACAGTCACCGGCCTCGGCACGCGCGCGGCCCGCTTCACCCCGGGGCCCGGCCCGGCCGCCGCCCTCGACGTCCTGACCGAGTACGACGACGCCCTGCTGTCCGCGTACGTCGAGGACACCGTCACCGACGCCCTCCTGCGCGGGTCCCTCGTCGCGCGGACCCGTGAGGCCCTGGTCCACCCGGTCTTCTTCGGCTCCGCAGCCACCGGCGCGGGCGTGGAGGCGCTCCTGACCGGCATCGAGGAACTGCTGCCGGCCGCCGACGGGGACCCGGACGGGCCGGTCTCCGGCAGCGTGTTCAAGGTCGAGCGGGGCCCGGCGGGGGAGAAGGTCGCCTACGCCCGGATGTTCTCCGGCACCCTGCGCACCCGCGACCGGATCCCCTGCGGAGCGGACGGCGCCGAAGGCAGGATCACCGGAATCAGCGTCTTCGGCCGTGGCACGGACACCCGCGCCGACGCGGTCCACGCCGGACAGATCGCCCGGCTGTGGGGTCTCGCCGACATCAGGATCGGCGACGCGATCGGCGACCCCCGCAAGGCGTACGAGCACTTCTTCGCCCCGCCCACCCTGGAGACGGTCGTCGTCCCCGGCCCCGGTGTGAACAGAGGCGCGCTCCACCTCGCGCTCACCCAGCTCGCGGAACAGGACCCGCTGATCGGCCTGCGTCACGACGAACACCGGCAGGAGACCTCCGTCTCCCTCTACGGCGAGGTGCAGAAGGAGGTCATCCAGGCCACCCTGGCCGACGAGTACGGTCTCCACGTCACCTTCCGCGAGACCACCCCGCTGTGCGTCGAGCGGCTCGTCGGCACCGGGCATGCCGTGGAGTTCAACAAGAAGGACCCGAACCCGTTCCTCGCGACGGTCGGCCTGCGCGTCGATCCCGCGCCGGTCGGCTCGGGCGTCGGCTTCCGGCTGGAGGTGGAGCTCGGCTCCATGCCGTACGCCTTCTTCAAGGCCGTCGAGGACACCGTCCGCGAGACCCTCGGCCAGGGGCTGCACGGCTGGCAGGTCACCGACTGCACGGTCACCATGACCCACAGCGGCTACTCACCCCGCCAGAGCCACGCCCACCAGGGCTTCGACAAGAGCATGTCGAGCACCGGGGCCGACTTCCGCGGCGTCACACCGCTGGTGCTCGTCGAGGCGCTGCGGCGGGCCGGCACCCGGGTCCACGAGCCGATGCACCGCTTCCGCATCGAGGCCCCGGCCGACACCCTCGGTGCCCTGCTGCCGGCCCTGGCCGGGCTCGCGGCCGTACCGGAGACGACGCGGACCCGGGGCGACCTGTGCGTCCTCGAAGGCACCGTGCCGGCGGCGCGGGTGCACGCCCTCGGACACCTGCTTCCGGGGATGACCCGCGGGGAGGGAGAACTGGAGAGCGCCTTCGACCACTATGCGCCAGTCATGCACGGCACGATTCCCGAGCGTCCGCGCACCGACCACAACCCGCTGAACAGGAAGGAGTACTTGTTGAACGTGACACGAAGGGTGGGCGGTTGA
- a CDS encoding cellulase family glycosylhydrolase, with amino-acid sequence MPTIRVRLLVVLAVLFGSVSVAGVPPATAAPPPGSLWFDDPTVTVRNGRFTDDSGREVVLRGYNVSGETKLAENGGLPFASVADARKSATALRALGGGNTVRFLLSWAYAEPERGKVDTAYLAAATDQMEAFLDAGIRVYPDFHQDLYSRHLFDTDSWYTGDGAPKWAVDAGNYPDESCGICLFWGQNITQNEAVKRASYDFWHNAHGVQDAFLATAEKTMAYVEQHLSADQFRGVVGFDPYNEPHAGVYDSGQTSRAWEKDVLWPFFEKFRARMDAAGWRDKPAFVEPNLFWNANLDFQKQEGGLLDAGKLGPRYVFNTHFYDQKAISGVFMWGKAADGQYVNDFRTVRDRAAAARTAAVISEFGHPLTGTVSDKAPTVLKAMYQALDSPRKGSDWWSDPAASGPVLSGTQWQWDIYNGRHRELMNGNPDKVLTAGDAWNDEDLSAVRLDDSGKPVLRQDARLLDRLYPSATAGTTVGFTYEDRSRDGSATLTWNPVPDSLPNVRQLVGSGQYGLLLWRSNGSTAPTELHLPASFPNASTTVVSDLGTVHAPPAYTSTTPVGVAQEPGGTGSRRLLLTAPDSGVLHYALVTNGAAAPSAELLNAARSELRTWAAKEVN; translated from the coding sequence ATGCCGACTATCCGAGTACGTCTGCTGGTTGTCCTGGCCGTCCTCTTCGGCTCCGTGTCGGTGGCGGGCGTCCCGCCGGCCACCGCCGCGCCTCCTCCCGGCTCCCTCTGGTTCGACGACCCGACGGTGACCGTGCGAAACGGCCGCTTCACCGACGACTCCGGCCGAGAGGTCGTACTGCGCGGCTACAACGTCTCCGGCGAGACCAAGCTGGCGGAGAACGGCGGTCTGCCCTTCGCCTCCGTCGCCGACGCGCGCAAGTCGGCGACCGCCCTGCGCGCCCTCGGCGGCGGCAACACCGTCCGCTTCCTGCTCTCCTGGGCGTACGCCGAGCCCGAGCGCGGCAAGGTGGACACCGCCTACCTGGCGGCCGCCACCGACCAGATGGAGGCGTTCCTCGACGCCGGCATCCGCGTCTACCCCGACTTCCACCAGGACCTCTACTCCCGGCACCTCTTCGACACCGACAGCTGGTACACCGGCGACGGCGCGCCCAAGTGGGCGGTGGACGCCGGGAACTACCCGGACGAGTCCTGCGGGATCTGCCTCTTCTGGGGGCAGAACATCACCCAGAACGAGGCCGTGAAGCGGGCGTCCTACGACTTCTGGCACAACGCCCACGGTGTGCAGGACGCCTTCCTCGCCACCGCCGAGAAGACCATGGCGTACGTCGAACAGCACCTGAGCGCCGACCAGTTCAGGGGTGTCGTCGGCTTCGACCCCTACAACGAGCCGCACGCGGGCGTCTACGACTCCGGGCAGACCAGCCGCGCCTGGGAGAAGGACGTGCTGTGGCCGTTCTTCGAGAAGTTCCGGGCCCGCATGGACGCGGCCGGCTGGCGGGACAAGCCCGCCTTCGTGGAACCGAACCTGTTCTGGAACGCCAACCTCGACTTCCAGAAGCAGGAGGGCGGCCTGCTCGACGCCGGAAAGCTCGGACCGCGCTATGTGTTCAACACCCACTTCTACGACCAGAAGGCCATCTCCGGCGTCTTCATGTGGGGAAAGGCGGCCGACGGCCAGTACGTGAACGACTTCCGGACGGTCCGCGACCGGGCCGCCGCCGCCCGGACGGCCGCCGTGATCAGCGAGTTCGGGCACCCGCTCACGGGCACGGTCTCCGACAAGGCGCCGACCGTCCTCAAGGCGATGTACCAGGCCCTCGACTCACCCCGGAAGGGGTCCGACTGGTGGTCCGACCCGGCGGCCTCGGGGCCGGTGCTCTCCGGGACGCAGTGGCAGTGGGACATCTACAACGGCCGCCACCGCGAGCTGATGAACGGCAACCCCGACAAGGTGCTCACCGCCGGTGACGCCTGGAACGACGAGGACCTGTCCGCCGTACGCCTCGACGACTCGGGCAAGCCGGTGCTGCGCCAGGACGCCCGGCTCCTGGACCGCCTCTACCCGAGCGCCACGGCCGGCACGACCGTCGGCTTCACCTACGAGGACCGCTCCCGCGACGGCTCCGCGACCCTGACCTGGAACCCGGTGCCGGACTCGCTGCCGAACGTGCGGCAGCTGGTGGGTTCCGGACAGTACGGGCTGCTGCTGTGGCGCTCGAACGGCAGCACGGCGCCCACCGAACTGCACCTGCCGGCGAGCTTCCCGAACGCCTCCACCACGGTCGTCTCCGACCTGGGCACGGTCCACGCCCCGCCCGCGTACACCTCGACGACCCCGGTCGGCGTGGCCCAGGAGCCCGGCGGCACGGGAAGCCGCCGCCTGCTGCTCACCGCGCCGGACTCGGGCGTCCTGCACTACGCGCTGGTGACCAACGGGGCGGCGGCTCCCTCGGCGGAACTGCTGAACGCGGCCCGCTCCGAGCTGAGGACGTGGGCCGCGAAGGAGGTCAACTAG